The genomic DNA TTTGATTGTCTCTACACGAGCCTTCGAGGATTATTTACCATGCAATATACAAAATCTAATGTTTCTGCCACGCCTCAAACAGGAGGAGGGTTCAAATCCAACCCCTTAACCGTAAGCTGAAACGCATCATTCCTCGAATAGCTTCCCGCCACATCCATATCCAATCGCCCTCTCAGACAATCATCAAGATCAATCTCCGCAATCGACAAGCCCGCCTCAATACCCGCCTCGTCATCCGTACTGGCCTCCCAAACAGGCTCAGACAGAACCTCACCCAAAGGCCCGACGATACATGAGCCACCGCGCGAGATGTACTCGTCTGCAGACGCTTCCCCCTGAGAATACTTTGTGATCCACTCGGGCAAGTCTCCGCGCCGCACGGATTGGTTTGCGGAGAGGACAAAGGTGCGTCCTTCGCCGGCGACGGTGCGCATTAGAGGAAGCCAGGTGTCCCGGCTGTCTGCTGTGGGGGCAAGGTAGATGTTGACGTTCTGGGAGTAGAGACTTTGGCGAAGGAGAGGCATGAAGTTTTCCCAGCAGATTGCGGCAGCTAGGGTGATTGTGACGCCATCAATCTCAGTCGTTACTGCTTTCAGCGTCGATGGGGATCCTTGCGCCCAGACGAGGCGTTCTGAGCCAGTCTGCAACATATCAGTAACCCCTTCAATAACGCATGAAGATAATGGACACCCACAGGCATaaccttcctcctcttcccaaTAACCCCCCTCATGGGGTCAACATAAACAACCGCACAATACAAACTCCCCCCGGCCCTCTCAATCACCCCTGTAGCCACAAAAACCCCCGTCCTCTTTGCAACtctctccaacatctcccTCGTCCCATCACCCCGATACTCCTTCCCCGCGGGAAGCGGCAATCTCCGCTCCACCCACTCATCCCCCGCGCCCGCAGGCGTATCACCCAAGTCAACTGCGGCGTTGAAGTATTCAAGGAATTGGTCGCGGCCGTGCGGTGCACGCGCGCCGACTGCTGTTCCGAAGTCGCAGGTGCGTGGGTAGCCGCCGAGGTAGGCTTccgggaagaggaggaggcggATGCCTTTGGAGGCAGCGTGGGAGGTTATGGTTTCAAGGGAGGTTAGGGTGGCGGAGAGGGTTGATTGGGTGCGCGATTGCGCGACGGCGACTTTGAGGGTTTGAGGCATGATGTCGGTGATGCAGGGAGTTGGAGTATGCAGGATGGACGTTGTTATAGAAGTTCATTTGAGCAAATGCCGAATGGTTTCCCCGCTTTCGGTCTTGGCAGATATTGATTGTCCGTGGTTCGGAGTGCGGAGTTTATCGAACTATACGATTTGAAAAACATTGGTGATACCATTTGCGATATCGCCCTCGCATTCGCTTGAAATCAGTTAAGACCTCCCTGGTTTCTGTACTCCCAGTGACTGTCTTTCCTAAGCCAGCGCTTATTGATTTACGAGTGCTCTGCATGTCTTCAATGGCTTACTGAATACAGTATATAGTGCACCATTGTCAGTTAGTATTTTATGCTGCTATATGACTACATATCATTTTGATTAATCAAATGTTAAAGATTCACCAAAAATCTCGATTTCAAATTGGAGAAGTCTTTCATCTCCATAGTCAAATGATGATTCCCGCGCAACGCCCGGAACTTCGTGAATGTCTTTGTCGGTCTGCCCACCGTACTGTCTCAGGGTTCCCAAGTCCGCCGAGTCGGCCTTGACCCGAACACGGATTTTGACAATGTCACCGTTCTCCAAAGGGCCTCTCTTGGGAGCTTGTCGGCTGAGGTTCGGAAGGTGAACCATGCCCGCTCGTCATTGACAACCAACTGTTTGCCAATCGGTTACTCAGACTCTAACTGGGCTGGTCCTAATTCCGGCCGGAAGTCAATCAGGGGGTATATCTTCCTGTATGAAGGATCCCCTATACCCTGGCAGTCAAAGCGCCAAGCGTGCGTTGCGACGTGCAGCAATGAAGCCGAGTATATGGCAATATCAGAGCCATCAAAGGAAGCTTTATGGCTTCCCCGTGTGTATTGAAAGAATGTGGCTACCCCAGAATCCCCGCCTATCCTCCTCCACACGGATAGCGAAGGCGCCCAGGCGTTAGCTTCGACAGAAGGGACGAAGCGTTCGAAGCACATCGACGTATGCTATCATAATATACGGGACCTACAATCATTGGCCCTGGTTAGCGTCGAGGGAACGCTCCCAGTAATCTCCTGCAATGCCTTTCTTATCTACAAAGGCGGCGGCAGTATGTCGTACTATAATGGGTAGGCGGTCTGGATGACAGTCTTCGGTAGTACTATCGTATCAGGACTAGTGCACCGCGCCGGTCAATTCTTTGGCCACTTCTGCATCTACCCGCAACAGATCCACCATCCAATCCAATATGGGTTGGTGGGGAAGTTCCGTAGTGACGGGCGCTATCGACGAGCGGAAACTCCACATGGCGAACCCTGCCGATATAACCAGCCAACGAGATGACGCTGTGGCGATAACTGGGACTACAAATGACCAGCGGGAGCAATCTGGAGCGGCTTCTGGCAACGGATTGACTTCTGGCAATCGATTGACGTCTGATGACGGATTACCGTCTGACGCTTCGACTGACGCGGGGGATTGTTCGGAAATGACGGTCGCGCAGATGTTGAAGCTTTACTCAAAAGGATGCTGTTGAGTCTGCCATTTTTGAACCTGATTTTACTGAGTATATATTCGCACCACCAATAAAACATGGCACGAAAGTTAATATCTTCTTTCTTGCTAGAGCGCGGCAGAGAGAGATCGATACCTTGAAAGCACAGATTCAGCAAGGCATAAACGCCGTCAGCTGTCAAGAAGGGCTGGATCTAATCGAGAAGACTACTCCACCACGCCGTCCGTAAGCATCTTATCATTCCCATCATTAGCATCTCATTTTGACACGCTAACAGCATCGACCCTCAGGAGCCGCAAGATCTTCACCCCGACGTTCTATGGAGAGTCCAATGTCTGAAGTATATGTACAACAACTTCGATCACAATCCCGAACAGTCGAAGTAGATCTCTGCGGCCTATACACCTACCCAGACATAGGCAGCGACAACGCTCGGAGCGGAGTTGCATTCATATATAATAATTCTCTTACGAAGTTTGTTATAGCGCAAGTTCAAAGGTAAGCATCGATCGCAAGATTGACACAACGATCTTTTGACTGGTGGTACAAATGATATATGCCTCAATTCTTTTGCACCCTATACTTGAGGTGGCCCTCGCTCGCCTCCCGTCGTGATTTGTTACCGCAAGCTCACATCCATCAGAGCTAGGGTCTCTTCAACCTTATAGGCCGTCCCAAATGCATCTGCACTGTTTTTTCTCCCACCTTGGTTGGTCGGCTCTGCATATCACTATCTTGCCAACCGCGAGAATTGAACCTATGACTTCCGGCTAGAGCTTAGCAGGCCTGTGGGCTGCCAACGGCCCCACCTAGTCTGCCTATGAAATAAGTCAGCCACGGGCGGTATTAAGCTAAAGGGTAACCATTGGGACGCAATTCGAGATCCCAGTTTTCCATCTGGCATTAAGAAACATGGAAAGGGATTTGCTCAAAGTCTAGTTGTTAAAACAGCACACGGCCTCAAACCTGATACCGGGAGCTGTAAATGCTAAAGTCATCTAAGAATAGACACTATCCTATCTCCACCACAGCTCAGGTGTGATTGCAGTAGTCTCGAGCATTTACTGTCTATCCAGTGCTACCACTGCTGCTTCCCATGTTTGGATCCGTTCTTGCATACCATATTCCTCTCCCTTGGCGCTGTCAGTAGTATATTTGGGCGGTCTACCTATCTTAGGGAGGCCACCTACAACCTGTAGGCGTCTTGGCTCTCTTGTCCCTGAAATATGGATTGGTTCATAGCGCCAATCCGGAGAAATTTTCGTGTCCCATTGGATACTTAAGGTCCTGTTGATCAGCAACCTAAATTGATTGAAGGATAACATTCCAAGTCCAAGCGAAGCACATCCTTCAATGTCGGAGACGGTCATTGAACAGCACCCCTTACCAGCAATGCTACAGGAATAATAAGCGTGCTCATCGTTGTGTGAACCGAAATTTGATCCAGTTCTTCTAGACTGTCCTGGGCCCTGGCCGTAACGGCCTCGGTTACTTTGTCCGGATCATTGTCATTCGAGCGGCCGTATTTGTTGGAATTATGGACGAGGACCTGTCGACTCGAGGACTAGGACCTAGACTGGTGTACGAACATTTTGCGCAATGAGCATTGACGTAAGTTATGGATGATGTAAACCTTTCTTAAACGTTAGTCATAACATCCCTCATTATAGTTTGATTAGGAGACTATTTATGGCTAATATTAGACTACCTCTAGCTAAGAGCCTCTCGAAGGTTCAATAGTTATCCATATCTTGCATCGTGGCCTATCACAACATACGGTTGTCTCTACTTTTTCAATAAAAACAAAGATCATAATGGCAGACCCAAGCCCTGGGATCGCTCTTGCTGTTACAACTGGCAAGGAAGCTCTGAAAATACTCAATGAGTGGATTGATAGCAGAGAAACAGTGACCAACTGGTATGGTGAATGCAAGAAAGATTTTGTCACATACGGGAACTGGTATAATCCGGGGCATGTTATACGAAACATTTATCATAAATTTAACCCACGGATTGGATACGTGTTCACCATTCGAAGAGAGGATTGGCAATTGGTAATAACTGAAGCTCTGCCAGTGGCACATACATGGTTCCGTGCCAAAAGGGATTATCAAGGCGAATGTTCTTGGCTTCCTTTGTATCGCTTATGCAAGGACCGTCTTCCCAGAGCTGAAAGAGACGGtgtaacgtaatcggacaccgagcgagcggggacaccgagcgagcgGCACGTCCGCCAACTTCTTCGTTTCATCAaattcaaccaccaacattTCCTCCAATATGCCATATTCAGCTGTTCAACAAGAAGGTAGAATATTGCTTGCTATTGATGCTTTAAATAAAAATCAAATTAGAAGCATTCGGGATGCTGCAAATGCATTTGATGTCAAATACTCTACCCTGAAGCACCGTGtgtgtaatgggccgaagccttgctatccaatatatagatatgtacaaaagaactcgttggggaaaggaaagaaagaaagaaagacacgctggcggtgggtttatatactcgtgatcaggtgatcgtagatcacctgacttcggcacgctcttgtgaatagcttcaatcgagaaccatttatggttcgaggtgcctttcgggcctagcccgttacattacccccctcctcgtcgcctccgcgatcgccccccggcgtggggtggctcatttggtatactcaaggccgattgaataacaatcccattcatcgttttgtaggtttcccagtcatccaatgctatggtatcctccatgttccttgcatcgttccattccggttcctgccagccaatgtatttgactaaaaactcatgtctttcgcctcgtccccaccgtcgaaaacgctcatctagtattcgttcgaccatatattcttcattcccattgatcatttctgcaggaggttggtagtcatctttccgttggctagggaagggatccattgccgctgggcggaggagcgctgtatgaaacacattgtggattgtgcctggtgtgttgaggcggtaggcgtgggatccaatcttttccaacacagtaaattttgcctgcctgcttcccagtttcttgctagggcgttctgtttgtatattgcgcaggtcaagccagactttctgcccaacctggtattcaggggcgacatctcttcgacgattggcatagtcttcttgtttctgttgggcaacagcaagttctgttgtggcaatgtcaagagctccccttagcttggctgcaattcgttcacctcgttcacgcatggtgcccaggtctggtgctgaaaggttgatttcaacatcctcttctaactgaaagggatcgacgtggtagccgtggtcaaggaagaatggactgacacctgtggaggcagcatcccggctgcatattgcaagctgtgccattggtagcaatgacgcccagtttgaTTGTGTGTggtcacagaatgagcgcaagaatagttcaagagtagcattcattcgctcagtttggccgtcggtttcagcgtggtaggcagttgataattgtcgtttgatccccagtagctcgcaaaaacgcttccacatctcattggtgaattgtcttcctctgtctgatacaatactggctggaatgccatgatagccaatgaaactctgaataagcttctgtgctactgtgtaggtgtcgatcttctcacagggtatggggatgacaccttttccaaggcgatcgacaataaccatgatgttttcataaccattcgaagttggtaacttctcgatgaagtcaattgcaatatatctccattttcggtctggaattggtagaggcttcagtaggccttgtcggcggtctctccatacattgttggcactgcatttgtcacagttccgtacaaatcgtctgacatcctcagagattgcaggccagtagacccttcgtgccaggatagcatacattgcgctcctccctggatggcctgtaagtaccgagtcatgtgtttcttgtagcaaccttgtcctcagagattcaatgtcagggacccatcgccggcctcggtagcacaagcggttgttcggttcaatagagcattctgagattgaggctttgatccccagttcacgtgggaattgaggtgctcctacttgcactgcttctcgtatacgaccatacttttcatctagtggctctacccgagcccaatgttcatcaagagtcatatccagtagctcttccaacgatggtcgctcactattgagattggtaggttcgttcgcctgttcatatccttgaggtgcgcttggctcactgttatagggctccgtgccgactggtgctagaaggatccgggacacattaataggatggggttcttcaactagtcctcttttgctgcttccttccactggtccgtccttgaggatctcaggatcgaatagtcgttgttcgcgatgctttagtcgttcatcacccaatacaggaacatcctgctctcgtcgagacagtgcatcaaggcgccctgcaagcttccctggtcggtaatgaagtgtgaagtcgtatcggctcaatagatctgcccatctcatctgtctctcattcagtcgtctcatggtagtaaaataacggagattgcgatggtctgtcagtatctggaaatttaccactgatatgagctctgattcccactctttcaatgcattgatgatcgccaaaagttccttgtcatgaatctggtagttgcactctgcaggagtgtttttcttggaaaagtacgcgcaaggtcgtaatacaccatcatcatcatactgtgaaagtacgccaccagtggcccaccctgatgagtcagtctcgacgacagtctcgcggtctggatcaaattgcatgaggattggtgccgttgtaaacatcctttttaactgttggaagctttcctcgcatttatcatcccacacaaagggtttatctttttgagtcaacgctgttagtggagttgtaagttcagaatagtttcggatgaaacgtctgtagaagttcgcgaatcccaaaaatgacctgacacctttcacagtggtaggggcagcccagttcatgattgcttcaacctttgttggatccatgctgacaccttttcctgcctcaataatgaatcctaaatattttgtcgacttcacttcaaattcgcatttatcaatatcaatctgtaagccggcctcttggagacggcctaatactttgcagacatgcccttgatgctctgacaatgtcccatccgtaaatatcaagatgtcgtcgaggtaagcagaagcgaattcatctaggaaatctcgtaggacccaattgacatagcgttggaaggtgctcggtgcattggctagtccaaatggtgttacaagccattcaaacagcccaaatcgagttcggaatgcagtcaaccattcatcgccggcagcgacacgaatcttgtgaaaagcagcaataacatccaacttggtgaaccattttgctttcccaattctttccaatgtttcattgattagtggtagggggtagcggtccttctttgtaatggcgttcagtgctcggtagtcgacacaaaatcgcaagcctccaccaggtttcttgacaagcaatacaggtgctgcagcaggcgaattgctaacacgtatgaagttcttttccaacaactctgtcaatgtcttccgtagcacaagcagttcgtcccttgacatattataaagggggccccatggaggttcaagggtcgttccatcggcattcttattgagttcaatcttatggtcgatatttggccctcgatgtggtggttgcttgtcagcttccttccggtcaaatactgataggaatttatggtaatgaggtggtagtttggtgcgggggtctgtcggcaatttgggtcgtaatgctttctcaatgtcctttaaacttgcggcgaaaatctgtacgctgctgtcctttttcttttgtcggttccatagtgcaaaagcgttcgccccgatgggctggatatccattcgtggttgatcttccatgctgctaacaacaatgccatttgtgaagcgcaatttcgggccgttcgggtcgataaacacttgttggtcgtctatccatgcgaggcctaaaatcatgtcgagtcccctacccagtttaggaacaacatacagccatgcagtgttttggtggtttccccccacgttcaatgagattttcgctacctcccttatacaatcatctgttgggcccttgtagtcgtcgatagttcgtggtttgatggttacacgctccagttgatgttttcgggtaaaattctcagaaaccataccatatgtagtacaaccggtgtccactaaagttctgctgacctgttctccattgactaatgcggatactctgaattcaggtctgtcaaacttgactctttttcggaagtcgttccactccttctgaaggtctatctgagctgctggggccggtcgccacgtaggtagatccatcaactgctggtggtgctcctgcaagagactttttgcaggagctattcttttcccagcttgggttgttccctcaactgctcttcttcatcttcgagttccggcccatgaatgtgtgagcgagcaatgcgggtactgttcctaggactgtcgtaggggcaatgggagataaaatgcgtggagtcaccacaacgaaggcaacgtcgttcttgtctgcggcgttccatttcttctcgtgatacatgcttagccacgcgtcgaggttggctgcgtgcagaagttgttgttgtgggttcccagtccatatcttggggtggagaggaagcacgggtggtattcacagggtgagctggagaagttgaggtggtatgcttattgttccgtgagtaccgcagttggttcttctccatccggtccgcaatctgctgtagctggcggcaatagtcttcaaatccatttttcttttcaacagtttcaaggcgtgtgttcatctcacggtttaatgcattgtctaggtaggacctttttgtgttttcaggccagttatggccatcagcttccatgagtagtcggttgaactcagtgagaaagactgtgaagggcttgttgttctgtttcaagcttgcaaggtctcgtacagccttctcctccagattccggtccagaaagatgaagtccatttgatcaagcattccgtccagctggctctcagtagctcctttcttagcaaaccgctccatccagggcagcacctgcatagcagccccatctgttagacggccaaaagcataccacatacgatcataggcattgcccaaggcttctttatcgacctcaagtttagcgcgcagcttgcttcgaaacggacggtagagacttcggtttcgaccatcaaagacttctgggtctgtcagcttgggtcgaggtctcctaacagggtctgccattggttggggggctatctcttcaatagtcggttgtggcaagggctctctggatgggctcgtcaactcttctttgagacgacgaagatcttcaatccgccgttcttccatttgttgcagttgtcgttgaagt from Aspergillus chevalieri M1 DNA, chromosome 1, nearly complete sequence includes the following:
- a CDS encoding uncharacterized protein (COG:S;~EggNog:ENOG410PZ3X;~InterPro:IPR032567) codes for the protein MADPVRRPRPKLTDPEVFDGRNRSLYRPFRSKLRAKLEVDKEALGNAYDRMWYAFGRLTDGAAMQVLPWMERFAKKGATESQLDGMLDQMDFIFLDRNLEEKAVRDLASLKQNNKPFTVFLTEFNRLLMEADGHNWPENTKRSYLDNALNREMNTRLETVEKKNGFEDYCRQLQQIADRMEKNQLRYSRNNKHTTSTSPAHPVNTTRASSPPQDMDWEPTTTTSARSQPRRVAKHVSREEMERRRQERRCLRCGDSTHFISHCPYDSPRNSTRIARSHIHGPELEDEEEQLREQPKLGKE
- the NIT1 gene encoding nitrilase (COG:E;~EggNog:ENOG410PG8K;~InterPro:IPR036526,IPR044149,IPR000132,IPR003010;~PFAM:PF00795;~go_function: GO:0003824 - catalytic activity [Evidence IEA];~go_process: GO:0006807 - nitrogen compound metabolic process [Evidence IEA]), which encodes MPQTLKVAVAQSRTQSTLSATLTSLETITSHAASKGIRLLLFPEAYLGGYPRTCDFGTAVGARAPHGRDQFLEYFNAAVDLGDTPAGAGDEWVERRLPLPAGKEYRGDGTREMLERVAKRTGVFVATGVIERAGGSLYCAVVYVDPMRGVIGKRRKVMPTGSERLVWAQGSPSTLKAVTTEIDGVTITLAAAICWENFMPLLRQSLYSQNVNIYLAPTADSRDTWLPLMRTVAGEGRTFVLSANQSVRRGDLPEWITKYSQGEASADEYISRGGSCIVGPLGEVLSEPVWEASTDDEAGIEAGLSIAEIDLDDCLRGRLDMDVAGSYSRNDAFQLTVKGLDLNPPPV